The Amycolatopsis viridis genome window below encodes:
- the purU gene encoding formyltetrahydrofolate deformylase, with product MSERRYVITFGCPDRTGIVARVASFLADNGGWIVEAAYHTDPDTGWFFTRQEVRADSLPFGVDELRSRFAEVATSLSAESNWRVEDTAERRRVVILVSKEGHCLYDLLGRVAAGELDVDVRAVIGNHDNLADITRAHGIPFHHVPFPAGDKAEAFGEVRKLVDEHDPHAVVLARFMQILPPELCRAWSGRAINIHHSFLPSFIGARPYHQAHRRGVKLVGATCHYVTADLDAGPIIEQDVIRVDHGDTVPDLVRKGRDIEKVTLARGLRWHLESRVLVHGNRTVVF from the coding sequence GTGTCCGAACGACGTTATGTGATCACCTTCGGCTGTCCCGACCGCACCGGCATCGTCGCGCGCGTCGCGTCGTTCCTCGCCGACAACGGCGGCTGGATCGTCGAGGCCGCGTACCACACCGACCCGGACACCGGCTGGTTCTTCACCCGCCAGGAGGTCCGGGCGGATTCGCTGCCGTTCGGAGTGGACGAACTGCGGTCCCGCTTCGCCGAGGTGGCCACGTCCCTGTCGGCGGAGTCGAACTGGCGCGTGGAGGACACGGCCGAGCGGCGCCGGGTGGTGATCCTGGTGTCGAAGGAAGGGCACTGCCTCTACGACCTGCTGGGCCGGGTCGCGGCCGGTGAGCTGGACGTCGACGTGCGGGCGGTGATCGGCAACCACGACAACCTGGCCGACATCACCCGGGCGCACGGGATCCCGTTCCACCACGTGCCGTTTCCGGCCGGGGACAAGGCGGAGGCGTTCGGCGAGGTGCGCAAGCTGGTCGACGAGCACGATCCGCACGCCGTGGTGCTGGCGCGGTTCATGCAGATCCTGCCGCCCGAGCTGTGCCGGGCGTGGTCCGGCCGGGCGATCAACATCCACCACAGCTTCCTCCCGTCGTTCATCGGCGCGCGGCCGTACCACCAGGCGCACCGGCGCGGGGTGAAGCTGGTCGGCGCGACCTGCCACTACGTGACCGCCGACCTGGACGCCGGGCCCATCATCGAGCAGGACGTGATCCGCGTCGACCACGGCGACACCGTGCCGGATCTGGTGCGCAAGGGCCGCGACATCGAGAAGGTCACGCTCGCCCGCGGGCTGCGCTGGCACCTGGAAAGCCGCGTCCTCGTGCACGGCAACCGCACGGTCGTGTTCTAG
- a CDS encoding NADP-dependent oxidoreductase, translating into MVSTTATEIRLASRPHGAPTLDNFDIVDVEVPRPGEGQALVRNLEISVDPYMRGRMSSAKSYVPPYEVGKVMLGGAVGEVVESNTDALRPGDLVLHGFGWRSHAVVTPEQATKINAGAAPREAYLGVLGMTGLTAYAGLMEIAQFRPDDTVFVSGAAGAVGSVVGQLAKLKGANRVVGSAGSAEKVRHLIDDLGFDAAFNYKDGPVAEQLAQAAPEGIDVYFDNVGGEHLEAAIASANVHARFAVCGMISIYNLTEPPAAPRNLGQIIGKRLAIRGFLVSDHYDLQAKFLDEVAPLVRSGELKYEETIVEGLRNAPQAFLDLLAGANTGKMLVRV; encoded by the coding sequence ATCGTGAGCACCACCGCGACCGAGATCCGGCTCGCTTCCCGTCCGCACGGCGCACCGACGCTCGACAACTTCGACATCGTCGACGTCGAGGTGCCCCGGCCCGGCGAGGGCCAGGCGCTGGTCCGCAATCTGGAGATCAGCGTCGACCCGTACATGCGGGGCCGGATGAGCTCGGCCAAGTCGTACGTGCCGCCGTACGAGGTCGGCAAGGTGATGCTGGGCGGCGCGGTCGGTGAGGTCGTCGAGTCGAACACCGACGCGCTGCGGCCGGGTGACCTGGTGTTGCACGGCTTCGGCTGGCGGTCGCACGCGGTCGTCACACCGGAGCAGGCCACGAAGATCAACGCCGGGGCGGCGCCCCGCGAGGCGTACCTCGGCGTGCTCGGGATGACCGGCCTCACCGCCTACGCCGGGCTGATGGAGATCGCGCAGTTCCGGCCGGACGACACCGTGTTCGTCTCCGGTGCGGCCGGCGCGGTCGGGTCCGTCGTCGGCCAGCTCGCGAAGCTCAAGGGCGCCAACCGGGTCGTGGGCAGCGCCGGGTCCGCCGAGAAGGTCCGGCACCTGATCGACGACCTCGGCTTCGACGCCGCCTTCAACTACAAGGACGGGCCGGTCGCCGAACAGCTGGCGCAGGCCGCTCCCGAGGGCATCGACGTGTACTTCGACAACGTCGGCGGCGAGCACCTGGAGGCGGCCATCGCCTCCGCCAACGTGCACGCCCGCTTCGCGGTGTGCGGCATGATCTCCATCTACAACCTCACCGAGCCGCCCGCTGCGCCGCGGAACCTGGGCCAGATCATCGGCAAGCGGCTCGCCATCCGCGGGTTCCTGGTCAGTGACCACTACGACCTGCAGGCGAAGTTCCTCGACGAGGTCGCCCCGCTGGTCCGCTCCGGCGAGCTGAAGTACGAGGAGACGATCGTCGAGGGGCTCCGGAACGCGCCGCAGGCGTTCCTGGACCTCCTGGCCGGGGCCAACACCGGCAAGATGCTCGTCCGGGTCTGA
- a CDS encoding SRPBCC family protein, translated as MAKVTATAERTIDAPAEKVRALVADYAGTRPKILTEQYRDYEVVEGGTGAGTKAKWKLQATSKRVRDVVASVTEPEAGTLVETDANSSMVTTWTVRPAGERSVVRIETTWQGAGGIGGFFEKTFAPAGLRRIYDGVLAKLAELV; from the coding sequence ATGGCGAAGGTCACGGCCACCGCGGAACGGACGATCGACGCGCCGGCCGAGAAGGTGCGGGCGCTCGTCGCCGACTACGCCGGGACCCGGCCGAAGATCCTGACCGAGCAGTACCGCGACTACGAGGTGGTCGAGGGCGGGACCGGGGCCGGCACCAAGGCGAAGTGGAAGTTGCAGGCCACCTCGAAGCGGGTGCGGGACGTCGTGGCGAGTGTGACGGAGCCGGAAGCGGGCACCCTGGTCGAGACCGACGCCAACTCCAGCATGGTCACCACCTGGACGGTGCGGCCTGCGGGGGAGCGCAGCGTCGTGCGGATCGAGACCACCTGGCAGGGCGCCGGGGGCATCGGCGGCTTCTTCGAGAAGACCTTCGCGCCGGCCGGGCTGCGGCGGATCTACGACGGTGTGCTGGCCAAGCTGGCCGAACTCGTCTGA
- a CDS encoding ABC transporter substrate-binding protein: MRWTRSLRAAGALAVAVLGLTACGGGGDSGSAQPGKGGAPIVVASFNFTDSQILAEVYSQALEAKGYPVQRKFNIGSRELVYPSLKSGELQFIPEYQGAAISSGFNEQAPTDAASEHAKLAELFAPSGVGLLDYAPAENKNTYVAKSDLAQQHGLKTISDLKKLDKVVLGGPPECGTRANCFVGFRDVYKLNATFSSIQESGPRVEQLRSGAVTVIPLDSVNPLVGSSDFTALEDDQHIVATENIVPAVNKKVLDERGADFAAAVNAVSAKLTTDQLRELNKQVDEDGDQVADVAKDWLRGQGLI, from the coding sequence ATGCGATGGACACGGAGCCTGCGGGCGGCGGGGGCGCTCGCGGTAGCGGTCCTGGGGCTGACGGCGTGCGGCGGTGGTGGCGACAGCGGGTCGGCGCAGCCGGGCAAGGGCGGCGCGCCGATCGTGGTGGCGTCCTTCAACTTCACCGACAGCCAGATCCTGGCGGAGGTGTATTCGCAGGCGCTGGAGGCAAAGGGTTATCCGGTCCAGCGGAAGTTCAACATCGGCTCGCGTGAGCTGGTGTACCCGTCGCTGAAGTCGGGCGAGCTGCAGTTCATCCCCGAGTACCAGGGTGCGGCCATCAGCTCCGGCTTCAACGAGCAGGCGCCCACCGACGCGGCGTCCGAGCACGCGAAGCTGGCCGAGTTGTTCGCGCCGTCCGGGGTCGGGCTGCTCGACTACGCGCCGGCCGAGAACAAGAACACCTACGTGGCGAAGTCGGACCTCGCGCAGCAGCACGGGCTGAAGACGATCAGCGATCTGAAGAAGCTGGACAAGGTGGTCCTCGGCGGGCCGCCGGAGTGCGGCACCCGGGCCAACTGCTTCGTCGGCTTCCGGGACGTCTACAAGCTGAACGCCACGTTCTCGAGCATCCAGGAGTCCGGTCCGCGGGTCGAGCAGCTGCGTTCGGGTGCGGTCACGGTCATCCCGCTCGACTCGGTGAACCCGCTGGTCGGCAGCTCCGATTTCACCGCGCTGGAGGACGACCAGCACATCGTGGCCACCGAGAACATCGTGCCCGCGGTGAACAAGAAGGTGCTGGACGAGCGCGGCGCGGACTTCGCGGCGGCGGTCAACGCGGTGAGCGCCAAGCTGACCACCGACCAGCTGCGTGAGCTGAACAAGCAGGTCGACGAGGACGGCGACCAGGTGGCCGACGTGGCGAAGGACTGGCTGCGCGGACAGGGTCTGATCTGA
- a CDS encoding ABC transporter permease, with protein sequence MSEYLLAAGDRPLFEWRWVERNADQIVQRLGEHLALTAAALAIGLVVSLALAVLSLRWRWFYAVALGTAGALYVIPSLGAFALLVPFFGLSFTTAVIPLATYTLLILLRNIVTGIQQVPEEVREAAIGMGFTRVRLLLQVEFPLALPVVVAGLRVAAVTTIGLVTVTAMLGMGGLGFFIRQGIQTTTPNPTAIIVGIGLSIVLAVLVDALLWVGERALAPWARKAGRA encoded by the coding sequence GTGAGCGAGTACCTGCTGGCCGCGGGCGACCGGCCGCTGTTCGAGTGGCGCTGGGTCGAGCGCAACGCGGACCAGATCGTGCAGCGCTTGGGCGAACACCTGGCGCTGACGGCGGCCGCGCTTGCGATCGGGCTGGTGGTGTCCCTGGCGCTGGCTGTCCTGTCGCTGCGGTGGCGCTGGTTCTACGCGGTCGCACTGGGCACGGCGGGTGCCCTCTACGTGATCCCCAGCCTGGGTGCGTTCGCACTGCTGGTGCCGTTCTTCGGGCTGTCGTTCACCACCGCGGTGATCCCGCTCGCCACATACACGCTGCTGATCTTGCTGCGCAACATCGTCACCGGTATCCAGCAGGTGCCCGAGGAGGTGCGGGAAGCGGCGATCGGCATGGGCTTCACGCGGGTGCGCCTGCTGCTGCAGGTCGAGTTCCCGCTGGCGCTGCCGGTGGTCGTCGCCGGGCTGCGCGTGGCGGCGGTCACCACGATCGGGCTGGTCACGGTCACCGCGATGCTCGGGATGGGCGGTCTGGGCTTCTTCATCCGGCAAGGCATCCAGACGACCACGCCGAACCCGACGGCGATCATCGTCGGCATCGGACTGTCCATCGTGCTCGCCGTGCTGGTCGACGCGTTGTTGTGGGTGGGTGAACGGGCGCTCGCCCCGTGGGCGCGGAAGGCGGGCCGGGCATGA
- a CDS encoding ABC transporter permease: MNAFEQALDWLGRPGRWSWTDPAGIPYRTVEHLGFSALSLLVAAALAVPSALLLAHFRRGAFLASSAVNIGRAIPSFGLIILFWYLASRWGVGTSFWPLLLALVALALPPLFSNTYAGVVSLEPDAVDAARGIGHTERQIMLRIELPLALPVVLAGARVAFLQLVATVAIGAIVNDGGGLGRFIVDGFAQGAGGYGEILAGGLAVIVLALVCEGVFALLERFAVPRGLILSRRTTLTTRPA; this comes from the coding sequence ATGAACGCGTTCGAGCAGGCGCTGGACTGGCTGGGCCGGCCCGGCCGGTGGAGCTGGACGGACCCGGCCGGCATCCCGTACCGGACGGTGGAGCACCTCGGGTTCTCGGCGTTGTCGCTGCTCGTCGCGGCGGCCCTGGCCGTGCCGTCCGCGCTGCTGCTGGCGCACTTCCGCCGCGGCGCGTTCCTCGCGAGCAGCGCGGTGAACATCGGCCGGGCGATCCCGAGCTTCGGCCTGATCATCCTGTTCTGGTACCTGGCGAGCCGGTGGGGCGTCGGCACGTCGTTCTGGCCCTTGTTGCTGGCGCTGGTGGCGCTCGCGCTGCCGCCGTTGTTCAGCAACACCTACGCGGGCGTGGTGTCGCTCGAGCCGGACGCGGTGGACGCGGCACGCGGCATCGGTCACACCGAGCGGCAGATCATGCTGCGGATCGAGCTGCCACTGGCGCTGCCGGTGGTCCTGGCCGGTGCGCGGGTGGCGTTCCTGCAGCTCGTGGCGACCGTCGCGATCGGCGCGATCGTCAACGACGGCGGCGGCCTGGGCCGCTTCATCGTGGACGGGTTCGCGCAGGGTGCGGGCGGCTACGGCGAGATCCTCGCGGGCGGCCTCGCGGTCATCGTGCTGGCCCTCGTGTGCGAGGGCGTGTTCGCGCTGCTGGAGCGGTTCGCGGTGCCGCGGGGCCTCATCCTCTCCCGCCGCACGACACTGACGACCCGCCCGGCCTAG
- a CDS encoding YbaK/EbsC family protein: MRTWSIAGTLSVHPATERTDLLAEPVAKALATLDDTQAGVVEIDPGLADTAAFCDAYSSPLSASANCVVVSGKRAGEVRFAAALVLATTRADVNGVIKRRLDVRKASFAPMDEAVELTGMAYGGITPVGLPADWPILIDKAVADSPELVIGIGTRGGKLLVTGELLASLPGAEVIEGLAKPVS; the protein is encoded by the coding sequence GTGAGGACCTGGAGCATCGCCGGGACGCTGAGCGTCCACCCGGCCACCGAACGCACCGACCTGCTGGCCGAGCCCGTCGCCAAGGCGCTCGCCACGCTCGACGACACCCAGGCCGGTGTCGTCGAGATCGATCCCGGCCTGGCCGACACGGCCGCGTTCTGCGACGCCTACTCCTCGCCGCTGTCGGCCTCCGCGAACTGCGTCGTCGTCTCCGGCAAACGGGCCGGGGAGGTGCGCTTCGCCGCCGCGCTGGTGCTCGCGACGACCCGCGCCGACGTCAACGGCGTCATCAAACGACGTCTGGACGTGCGCAAAGCGTCCTTCGCGCCGATGGACGAGGCCGTCGAACTCACCGGGATGGCCTACGGCGGCATCACGCCGGTCGGGCTGCCCGCGGACTGGCCGATCCTCATCGACAAGGCCGTCGCGGACTCGCCCGAACTCGTCATCGGCATCGGCACCCGTGGCGGGAAGCTGCTGGTCACCGGAGAACTGCTGGCCTCGCTGCCCGGGGCCGAGGTGATCGAGGGCCTGGCGAAGCCGGTGAGCTAG
- a CDS encoding DUF2516 family protein codes for MPFIAFWILQVISWAGTAVGVGAFIHALVQRADAYQAADRKTKPIWLAITGAGTIAMGLFQFVGAGSFFWLAGLVAVLVYLVDVRPRLIEVQRGGKNW; via the coding sequence GTGCCGTTCATCGCGTTTTGGATCTTGCAGGTCATCAGCTGGGCCGGCACAGCGGTTGGCGTGGGTGCGTTCATCCACGCCCTCGTCCAGCGCGCGGACGCCTACCAGGCCGCGGACCGCAAGACCAAGCCCATCTGGCTGGCCATCACGGGTGCGGGCACCATCGCCATGGGGTTGTTCCAGTTCGTCGGCGCCGGGAGTTTCTTCTGGCTGGCCGGGCTCGTGGCCGTGCTGGTCTACCTCGTGGACGTGCGGCCGCGGCTCATCGAGGTCCAGCGCGGCGGCAAGAACTGGTGA